In Halopseudomonas nanhaiensis, a single window of DNA contains:
- a CDS encoding FKBP-type peptidyl-prolyl cis-trans isomerase → MQVAANKAVSIDYTLTNDAGEVIDSSAGGAPLVYLHGAGNIIPGLEQALEGKQEGDALKVSVEPENAYGEFSPELVAVLGRNMFEGVDELEVGMQFHASGPDGGMQIVTITALEGDEVTVDGNHPLAGQRLNFDVKVVDVREASADELAHGHIHGEGGVDH, encoded by the coding sequence ATGCAAGTTGCCGCCAACAAGGCCGTATCCATCGACTATACGCTGACCAACGACGCCGGCGAAGTTATCGACTCCTCTGCCGGTGGTGCGCCGCTGGTTTACCTGCATGGCGCGGGCAACATCATTCCGGGTCTGGAGCAGGCGCTGGAAGGCAAGCAGGAAGGCGATGCGCTGAAAGTGTCCGTCGAGCCCGAGAATGCCTACGGCGAATTCAGCCCCGAGCTGGTCGCGGTATTGGGTCGAAACATGTTTGAAGGTGTCGACGAACTGGAAGTCGGCATGCAGTTTCATGCTTCCGGTCCCGATGGCGGCATGCAGATCGTCACCATCACCGCGCTCGAAGGTGATGAAGTCACCGTCGACGGCAATCACCCGCTAGCCGGGCAGCGCCTGAACTTCGACGTCAAGGTGGTCGACGTGCGCGAGGCCAGCGCCGATGAGCTGGCTCATGGTCATATCCATGGTGAAGGCGGCGTCGACCACTAA